One Solanum lycopersicum chromosome 2, SLM_r2.1 genomic region harbors:
- the LOC101254163 gene encoding probable LRR receptor-like serine/threonine-protein kinase At1g53430 isoform X8, with protein sequence MSKEEIDMVSIDKLYKLVLLLLLATNISVVSSCNLLANGGVPEIEVRAVNALLKLAKGQKKFWNASYPLWDNRTIICGNCNKTFCHVTELHLSGQHLYGRIPQEVGNISRLTILDLSDNSLSGKVPPFQMESLQLLNLADNKLNGSVPKSFLNLTSLEALELYENCFTGDLLPFQMNNLQVLYVDANQLSGSIPQQLGNLTQLEELDLRANYFVGELPPSFMKLVNLEYFGAQGNNLSGKFPTFIANWTQLETLDLLGNNFEGSWPKEISSLRSLGYLSLSNVVTRGGAYDFPDLSRMTSLEYLILRKCSLRGPIPGYIWELKELQYLDLSFNELSGQLPNSISTSLTSIFLRENKLNGSLPGWLTKRKNVKPHRYVDVSENLFNITNSEFNAASDDPDVNTFPGCSSNLPYTKDTCDHYCPNNLKYDELYINCGGKEVTVKGHHYYADENPNGSSTFSRDEKGGWGYSSMGLTKFVNKRPESSIIKDTCDLSTTAAVLVETARVAPISLKYYGFCFSSGNYTVKLKFYDIGSSNKQVYPITHTRVFDIDIQFFEMLSLQRKNVRKNYNIETAEINADGDKIVEYNTSITSHLEIHLYWSGYGSYPESNGPLISAISVIKVVQPPPKHQLSPALKAVIAVSSLSFLALLLLLLRKLGYLGGKRSSKEELKTTELFPGGVYTFRQIKDATQNFNVVNKLGEGGFGPVYKGVLPDGTTIAVKQLSGKSKQGIREFVNEIGTISALQHPNLVKLMGCCAEDNELLLIYEYMENNSLEHALFGPDEEIKSRLNWPTRVKIILGIAKGLTFLHEESKLKIIHRDIKPTNILLDKDLNAKITDFGYAKLNEGEHTHVITRIAGTLGYMAPEYAMRGYLTPKADIYSFGVVTLEIVSGRNSTSCRPSDQTVYLLDSAYVLQEQGNLMDLVDPKLGTDYSWTEAKTILELAMMCTNPSPTLRPTTSEVVKVIEGKTKIKTTSSTVRRSTDEIALTKAMAALSQPSPSESYSTAGPSEATPPISNSNNITNEI encoded by the exons ATGAGTAAAGAAGAGATAGATATGGTTTCAATCGATAAGTTGTACAAATTAGTGCTATTGCTTCTTTTAGCAACCAATATTAGTGTCGTATCGTCGTGTAATTTGCTGGCAAACGGAGGCGTTCCAGAGATAGAAG TTAGGGCAGTGAACGCTTTACTTAAACTTGCAAAGGGGCAAAAGAAGTTCTGGAATGCATCATATCCACTATGGGATAACAGAACTATTATATGTGGCAACTGTAACAAAACATTTTGTCATGTTACAGAATT ACATTTATCAGGGCAGCATTTATACGGGAGAATACCTCAAGAAGTCGGAAATATTTCTCGTTTAACAATATT AGATCTTTCTGATAACTCCTTGAGTGGGAAGGTGCCACCTTTTCAGATGGAGTCTTTACAATTGTT GAATTTAGCCGACAACAAGCTAAATGGATCAGTCCCTAAATCATTTCTCAACCTAACATCGCTAGAGGCCCT AGAGCTTTATGAAAACTGCTTCACTGGAGACTTGTTGCCATTTCAGATGAACAACTTACAAGTTCT ATATGTGGACGCTAATCAACTCTCAGGTTCCATCCCACAGCAGCTTGGGAATCTTACTCAGCTAGAGGAACT GGACCTACGCGCCAATTATTTTGTTGGTGAATTGCCTCCAAGCTTCATGAAGTTGGTGAACTTAGAATACTT TGGGGCTCAAGGGAATAACTTATCTGGTAAGTTTCCAACATTTATAGCCAACTGGACGCAACTCGAGACGTT ggaTCTGTTAGGAAATAATTTTGAAGGCTCCTGGCCAAAGGAAATCTCATCATTGAGAAGTCTCGGTTACCT ATCACTCAGTAATGTAGTCACAAGAGGAGGTGCATATGATTTTCCCGATCTATCGCGTATGACTTCGTTGGAATACTT GATATTGAGGAAATGTTCACTTCGTGGTCCCATTCCGGGATATATTTGGGAGCTTAAAGAACTACAGTACCT GGACTTGAGCTTCAACGAGTTATCTGGACAACTGCCAAATTCCATTAGCACATCTTTAACATCTAT ATTCCTCAGGGAGAACAAGCTTAATGGATCATTGCCAGGATGGCTAACTAAGAGGAAGAACGTAAAACCACATCGATACGT GGATGTTTCTGAAAACTTGTTTAATATTACAAACTCAGAGTTCAATGCTGCATCTGATGATCCGGACGT GAACACTTTTCCGGGCTGCTCAAGTAATTT GCCGTACACAAAAGATACATGTGACCATTATTGCCCTAATAATCTAAAAT ATGATGAATTGTATATCAACTGTGGCGGCAAGGAAGTTACTGTAAAAGGCCATCACTACTATGCTGATGAGAACCCCAATGGTTCATCAACGTTTTCTCGTGATGAAAAAGGAGGTTGGGGTTATAGTAGCATGGGTCTTACCAAGTTTGTGAATAAGCGACCAGAATCATCAATAATCAAGGATACATGTGATCTTTCCACTACTGCAGCAGTTCTGGTTGAAACAGCCCGTGTAGCCCCCATCTCTCTCAAGTACTATGGATTTTGTTTCTCCAGTGGAAACTACACAGTCAAACTAAAGTTTTATGACATAGGCTCAAGTAACAAACAAGTCTATCCCATCACACATACACGAGTTTTTGATATTGATATCCAG TTCTTTGAAATGCTGTCATTGCAGAGGAAGAATGTACGGAAGAACTACAATATAGAAACAGCAGAAATAAATGCTGACGGGGATAAAATTGTGGAATATAATACTTCTATAACATCTCATCTTGAAATTCACTTGTACTGGTCTGGTTATGGCTCGTATCCGGAGAGCAATGGTCCCCTAATTTCAGCTATTTCTGTAATCAAag TAGTACAACCACCACCAAAACACCAACTGTCTCCTGCACTTAAGGCTGTGATAGCAGTATCATCACTGTCTTTTCTTGCTCTACTTCTGCTTTTACTAAGGAAATTGGGTTATCTTGGCGgaaaaagatcatctaaggaaG AACTAAAAACAACAGAATTGTTCCCGGGAGGAGTTTACACCTTTCGTCAAATAAAAGATGCTACTCAGAACTTCAATGTTGTGAACAAATTAGGTGAAGGAGGTTTTGGACCTGTTTATAAG GGCGTTCTCCCTGATGGGACTACAATTGCAGTTAAACAGCTATCAGGAAAATCAAAGCAAGGAATACGTGAGTTTGTAAATGAAATTGGCACGATTTCAGCTCTGCAACATCCAAATCTTGTGAAGTTAATGGGATGCTGTGCAGAAGACAATGAGCTCCTACTCATTTATGAATACATGGAGAATAATTCTCTTGAACATGCATTATTCG GTCCAGATGAGGAGATTAAATCAAGACTAAATTGGCCGACAAGGGTCAAAATTATCCTCGGGATAGCCAAAGGATTAACTTTTTTGCACGAAGAGTCCAAATTGAAGATTATCCACAGGGATATTAAGCCCACAAACATACTCTTGGACAAGGACTTGAATGCAAAAATAACTGATTTTGGATACGCAAAGCTTAATGAAGGGGAACATACTCATGTCATCACACGAATTGCTGGAACATT GGGATATATGGCACCAGAATATGCAATGCGCGGCTACTTAACACCAAAAGCAGACATTTACAGCTTTGGGGTTGTTACGCTTGAAATTGTGAGCGGGAGAAACAGTACTAGTTGCAGGCCAAGTGATCAGACAGTTTACCTTCTTGATTCG GCTTACGTGTTGCAAGAGCAGGGAAATTTGATGGATCTAGTTGATCCAAAACTTGGAACAGATTATTCTTGGACAGAAGCTAAAACCATTCTGGAATTAGCGATGATGTGCACTAATCCATCACCAACTCTCAGGCCAACCACGTCTGAGGTAGTGAAAGTTATTGAAGGAAAAACTAAAATCAAGACCACATCTTCAACAGTCCGGCGTTCAACAGACGAGATTGCATTGACTAAGGCCATGGCTGCACTCTCTCAGCCTTCTCCATCTGAAAGCTATTCTACCGCAGGGCCATCAGAAGCTACTCCTCCCATATCTAACAGCAACAATATTACCAATGAAATTTGA
- the LOC101254163 gene encoding probable LRR receptor-like serine/threonine-protein kinase At1g53430 isoform X11, with the protein MSKEEIDMVSIDKLYKLVLLLLLATNISVVSSCNLLANGGVPEIEVRAVNALLKLAKGQKKFWNASYPLWDNRTIICGNCNKTFCHVTELHLSGQHLYGRIPQEVGNISRLTILDLSDNSLSGKVPPFQMESLQLLNLADNKLNGSVPKSFLNLTSLEALELYENCFTGDLLPFQMNNLQVLYVDANQLSGSIPQQLGNLTQLEELDLRANYFVGELPPSFMKLVNLEYFGAQGNNLSGKFPTFIANWTQLETLDLLGNNFEGSWPKEISSLRSLGYLSLSNVVTRGGAYDFPDLSRMTSLEYLILRKCSLRGPIPGYIWELKELQYLDLSFNELSGQLPNSISTSLTSIFLRENKLNGSLPGWLTKRKNVKPHRYVDVSENLFNITNSEFNAASDDPDVNTFPGCSSNLPYTKDTCDHYCPNNLKYDELYINCGGKEVTVKGHHYYADENPNGSSTFSRDEKGGWGYSSMGLTKFVNKRPESSIIKDTCDLSTTAAVLVETARVAPISLKYYGFCFSSGNYTVKLKFYDIGSSNKQVYPITHTRVFDIDIQRKNVRKNYNIETAEINADGDKIVEYNTSITSHLEIHLYWSGYGSYPESNGPLISAISVIKVQPPPKHQLSPALKAVIAVSSLSFLALLLLLLRKLGYLGGKRSSKEELKTTELFPGGVYTFRQIKDATQNFNVVNKLGEGGFGPVYKGVLPDGTTIAVKQLSGKSKQGIREFVNEIGTISALQHPNLVKLMGCCAEDNELLLIYEYMENNSLEHALFGPDEEIKSRLNWPTRVKIILGIAKGLTFLHEESKLKIIHRDIKPTNILLDKDLNAKITDFGYAKLNEGEHTHVITRIAGTLGYMAPEYAMRGYLTPKADIYSFGVVTLEIVSGRNSTSCRPSDQTVYLLDSAYVLQEQGNLMDLVDPKLGTDYSWTEAKTILELAMMCTNPSPTLRPTTSEVVKVIEGKTKIKTTSSTVRRSTDEIALTKAMAALSQPSPSESYSTAGPSEATPPISNSNNITNEI; encoded by the exons ATGAGTAAAGAAGAGATAGATATGGTTTCAATCGATAAGTTGTACAAATTAGTGCTATTGCTTCTTTTAGCAACCAATATTAGTGTCGTATCGTCGTGTAATTTGCTGGCAAACGGAGGCGTTCCAGAGATAGAAG TTAGGGCAGTGAACGCTTTACTTAAACTTGCAAAGGGGCAAAAGAAGTTCTGGAATGCATCATATCCACTATGGGATAACAGAACTATTATATGTGGCAACTGTAACAAAACATTTTGTCATGTTACAGAATT ACATTTATCAGGGCAGCATTTATACGGGAGAATACCTCAAGAAGTCGGAAATATTTCTCGTTTAACAATATT AGATCTTTCTGATAACTCCTTGAGTGGGAAGGTGCCACCTTTTCAGATGGAGTCTTTACAATTGTT GAATTTAGCCGACAACAAGCTAAATGGATCAGTCCCTAAATCATTTCTCAACCTAACATCGCTAGAGGCCCT AGAGCTTTATGAAAACTGCTTCACTGGAGACTTGTTGCCATTTCAGATGAACAACTTACAAGTTCT ATATGTGGACGCTAATCAACTCTCAGGTTCCATCCCACAGCAGCTTGGGAATCTTACTCAGCTAGAGGAACT GGACCTACGCGCCAATTATTTTGTTGGTGAATTGCCTCCAAGCTTCATGAAGTTGGTGAACTTAGAATACTT TGGGGCTCAAGGGAATAACTTATCTGGTAAGTTTCCAACATTTATAGCCAACTGGACGCAACTCGAGACGTT ggaTCTGTTAGGAAATAATTTTGAAGGCTCCTGGCCAAAGGAAATCTCATCATTGAGAAGTCTCGGTTACCT ATCACTCAGTAATGTAGTCACAAGAGGAGGTGCATATGATTTTCCCGATCTATCGCGTATGACTTCGTTGGAATACTT GATATTGAGGAAATGTTCACTTCGTGGTCCCATTCCGGGATATATTTGGGAGCTTAAAGAACTACAGTACCT GGACTTGAGCTTCAACGAGTTATCTGGACAACTGCCAAATTCCATTAGCACATCTTTAACATCTAT ATTCCTCAGGGAGAACAAGCTTAATGGATCATTGCCAGGATGGCTAACTAAGAGGAAGAACGTAAAACCACATCGATACGT GGATGTTTCTGAAAACTTGTTTAATATTACAAACTCAGAGTTCAATGCTGCATCTGATGATCCGGACGT GAACACTTTTCCGGGCTGCTCAAGTAATTT GCCGTACACAAAAGATACATGTGACCATTATTGCCCTAATAATCTAAAAT ATGATGAATTGTATATCAACTGTGGCGGCAAGGAAGTTACTGTAAAAGGCCATCACTACTATGCTGATGAGAACCCCAATGGTTCATCAACGTTTTCTCGTGATGAAAAAGGAGGTTGGGGTTATAGTAGCATGGGTCTTACCAAGTTTGTGAATAAGCGACCAGAATCATCAATAATCAAGGATACATGTGATCTTTCCACTACTGCAGCAGTTCTGGTTGAAACAGCCCGTGTAGCCCCCATCTCTCTCAAGTACTATGGATTTTGTTTCTCCAGTGGAAACTACACAGTCAAACTAAAGTTTTATGACATAGGCTCAAGTAACAAACAAGTCTATCCCATCACACATACACGAGTTTTTGATATTGATATCCAG AGGAAGAATGTACGGAAGAACTACAATATAGAAACAGCAGAAATAAATGCTGACGGGGATAAAATTGTGGAATATAATACTTCTATAACATCTCATCTTGAAATTCACTTGTACTGGTCTGGTTATGGCTCGTATCCGGAGAGCAATGGTCCCCTAATTTCAGCTATTTCTGTAATCAAag TACAACCACCACCAAAACACCAACTGTCTCCTGCACTTAAGGCTGTGATAGCAGTATCATCACTGTCTTTTCTTGCTCTACTTCTGCTTTTACTAAGGAAATTGGGTTATCTTGGCGgaaaaagatcatctaaggaaG AACTAAAAACAACAGAATTGTTCCCGGGAGGAGTTTACACCTTTCGTCAAATAAAAGATGCTACTCAGAACTTCAATGTTGTGAACAAATTAGGTGAAGGAGGTTTTGGACCTGTTTATAAG GGCGTTCTCCCTGATGGGACTACAATTGCAGTTAAACAGCTATCAGGAAAATCAAAGCAAGGAATACGTGAGTTTGTAAATGAAATTGGCACGATTTCAGCTCTGCAACATCCAAATCTTGTGAAGTTAATGGGATGCTGTGCAGAAGACAATGAGCTCCTACTCATTTATGAATACATGGAGAATAATTCTCTTGAACATGCATTATTCG GTCCAGATGAGGAGATTAAATCAAGACTAAATTGGCCGACAAGGGTCAAAATTATCCTCGGGATAGCCAAAGGATTAACTTTTTTGCACGAAGAGTCCAAATTGAAGATTATCCACAGGGATATTAAGCCCACAAACATACTCTTGGACAAGGACTTGAATGCAAAAATAACTGATTTTGGATACGCAAAGCTTAATGAAGGGGAACATACTCATGTCATCACACGAATTGCTGGAACATT GGGATATATGGCACCAGAATATGCAATGCGCGGCTACTTAACACCAAAAGCAGACATTTACAGCTTTGGGGTTGTTACGCTTGAAATTGTGAGCGGGAGAAACAGTACTAGTTGCAGGCCAAGTGATCAGACAGTTTACCTTCTTGATTCG GCTTACGTGTTGCAAGAGCAGGGAAATTTGATGGATCTAGTTGATCCAAAACTTGGAACAGATTATTCTTGGACAGAAGCTAAAACCATTCTGGAATTAGCGATGATGTGCACTAATCCATCACCAACTCTCAGGCCAACCACGTCTGAGGTAGTGAAAGTTATTGAAGGAAAAACTAAAATCAAGACCACATCTTCAACAGTCCGGCGTTCAACAGACGAGATTGCATTGACTAAGGCCATGGCTGCACTCTCTCAGCCTTCTCCATCTGAAAGCTATTCTACCGCAGGGCCATCAGAAGCTACTCCTCCCATATCTAACAGCAACAATATTACCAATGAAATTTGA
- the LOC101254163 gene encoding probable LRR receptor-like serine/threonine-protein kinase At1g53430 isoform X14, whose protein sequence is MNNLQVLYVDANQLSGSIPQQLGNLTQLEELDLRANYFVGELPPSFMKLVNLEYFGAQGNNLSGKFPTFIANWTQLETLDLLGNNFEGSWPKEISSLRSLGYLSLSNVVTRGGAYDFPDLSRMTSLEYLILRKCSLRGPIPGYIWELKELQYLDLSFNELSGQLPNSISTSLTSIFLRENKLNGSLPGWLTKRKNVKPHRYVDVSENLFNITNSEFNAASDDPDVNTFPGCSSNLPYTKDTCDHYCPNNLKYDELYINCGGKEVTVKGHHYYADENPNGSSTFSRDEKGGWGYSSMGLTKFVNKRPESSIIKDTCDLSTTAAVLVETARVAPISLKYYGFCFSSGNYTVKLKFYDIGSSNKQVYPITHTRVFDIDIQRKNVRKNYNIETAEINADGDKIVEYNTSITSHLEIHLYWSGYGSYPESNGPLISAISVIKVQPPPKHQLSPALKAVIAVSSLSFLALLLLLLRKLGYLGGKRSSKEELKTTELFPGGVYTFRQIKDATQNFNVVNKLGEGGFGPVYKGVLPDGTTIAVKQLSGKSKQGIREFVNEIGTISALQHPNLVKLMGCCAEDNELLLIYEYMENNSLEHALFGPDEEIKSRLNWPTRVKIILGIAKGLTFLHEESKLKIIHRDIKPTNILLDKDLNAKITDFGYAKLNEGEHTHVITRIAGTLGYMAPEYAMRGYLTPKADIYSFGVVTLEIVSGRNSTSCRPSDQTVYLLDSAYVLQEQGNLMDLVDPKLGTDYSWTEAKTILELAMMCTNPSPTLRPTTSEVVKVIEGKTKIKTTSSTVRRSTDEIALTKAMAALSQPSPSESYSTAGPSEATPPISNSNNITNEI, encoded by the exons ATGAACAACTTACAAGTTCT ATATGTGGACGCTAATCAACTCTCAGGTTCCATCCCACAGCAGCTTGGGAATCTTACTCAGCTAGAGGAACT GGACCTACGCGCCAATTATTTTGTTGGTGAATTGCCTCCAAGCTTCATGAAGTTGGTGAACTTAGAATACTT TGGGGCTCAAGGGAATAACTTATCTGGTAAGTTTCCAACATTTATAGCCAACTGGACGCAACTCGAGACGTT ggaTCTGTTAGGAAATAATTTTGAAGGCTCCTGGCCAAAGGAAATCTCATCATTGAGAAGTCTCGGTTACCT ATCACTCAGTAATGTAGTCACAAGAGGAGGTGCATATGATTTTCCCGATCTATCGCGTATGACTTCGTTGGAATACTT GATATTGAGGAAATGTTCACTTCGTGGTCCCATTCCGGGATATATTTGGGAGCTTAAAGAACTACAGTACCT GGACTTGAGCTTCAACGAGTTATCTGGACAACTGCCAAATTCCATTAGCACATCTTTAACATCTAT ATTCCTCAGGGAGAACAAGCTTAATGGATCATTGCCAGGATGGCTAACTAAGAGGAAGAACGTAAAACCACATCGATACGT GGATGTTTCTGAAAACTTGTTTAATATTACAAACTCAGAGTTCAATGCTGCATCTGATGATCCGGACGT GAACACTTTTCCGGGCTGCTCAAGTAATTT GCCGTACACAAAAGATACATGTGACCATTATTGCCCTAATAATCTAAAAT ATGATGAATTGTATATCAACTGTGGCGGCAAGGAAGTTACTGTAAAAGGCCATCACTACTATGCTGATGAGAACCCCAATGGTTCATCAACGTTTTCTCGTGATGAAAAAGGAGGTTGGGGTTATAGTAGCATGGGTCTTACCAAGTTTGTGAATAAGCGACCAGAATCATCAATAATCAAGGATACATGTGATCTTTCCACTACTGCAGCAGTTCTGGTTGAAACAGCCCGTGTAGCCCCCATCTCTCTCAAGTACTATGGATTTTGTTTCTCCAGTGGAAACTACACAGTCAAACTAAAGTTTTATGACATAGGCTCAAGTAACAAACAAGTCTATCCCATCACACATACACGAGTTTTTGATATTGATATCCAG AGGAAGAATGTACGGAAGAACTACAATATAGAAACAGCAGAAATAAATGCTGACGGGGATAAAATTGTGGAATATAATACTTCTATAACATCTCATCTTGAAATTCACTTGTACTGGTCTGGTTATGGCTCGTATCCGGAGAGCAATGGTCCCCTAATTTCAGCTATTTCTGTAATCAAag TACAACCACCACCAAAACACCAACTGTCTCCTGCACTTAAGGCTGTGATAGCAGTATCATCACTGTCTTTTCTTGCTCTACTTCTGCTTTTACTAAGGAAATTGGGTTATCTTGGCGgaaaaagatcatctaaggaaG AACTAAAAACAACAGAATTGTTCCCGGGAGGAGTTTACACCTTTCGTCAAATAAAAGATGCTACTCAGAACTTCAATGTTGTGAACAAATTAGGTGAAGGAGGTTTTGGACCTGTTTATAAG GGCGTTCTCCCTGATGGGACTACAATTGCAGTTAAACAGCTATCAGGAAAATCAAAGCAAGGAATACGTGAGTTTGTAAATGAAATTGGCACGATTTCAGCTCTGCAACATCCAAATCTTGTGAAGTTAATGGGATGCTGTGCAGAAGACAATGAGCTCCTACTCATTTATGAATACATGGAGAATAATTCTCTTGAACATGCATTATTCG GTCCAGATGAGGAGATTAAATCAAGACTAAATTGGCCGACAAGGGTCAAAATTATCCTCGGGATAGCCAAAGGATTAACTTTTTTGCACGAAGAGTCCAAATTGAAGATTATCCACAGGGATATTAAGCCCACAAACATACTCTTGGACAAGGACTTGAATGCAAAAATAACTGATTTTGGATACGCAAAGCTTAATGAAGGGGAACATACTCATGTCATCACACGAATTGCTGGAACATT GGGATATATGGCACCAGAATATGCAATGCGCGGCTACTTAACACCAAAAGCAGACATTTACAGCTTTGGGGTTGTTACGCTTGAAATTGTGAGCGGGAGAAACAGTACTAGTTGCAGGCCAAGTGATCAGACAGTTTACCTTCTTGATTCG GCTTACGTGTTGCAAGAGCAGGGAAATTTGATGGATCTAGTTGATCCAAAACTTGGAACAGATTATTCTTGGACAGAAGCTAAAACCATTCTGGAATTAGCGATGATGTGCACTAATCCATCACCAACTCTCAGGCCAACCACGTCTGAGGTAGTGAAAGTTATTGAAGGAAAAACTAAAATCAAGACCACATCTTCAACAGTCCGGCGTTCAACAGACGAGATTGCATTGACTAAGGCCATGGCTGCACTCTCTCAGCCTTCTCCATCTGAAAGCTATTCTACCGCAGGGCCATCAGAAGCTACTCCTCCCATATCTAACAGCAACAATATTACCAATGAAATTTGA